Proteins found in one Nostoc sp. NIES-3756 genomic segment:
- the ccmS gene encoding beta-carboxysome assembly chaperone CcmS, with amino-acid sequence MMFGNTKSESGNSKWRSQLDKFVKENQPELAALFWALWLENGNSQGTIGIDLQPTPHFVYCPQEAVEKLNESVENRLQELLGIIEHNQPEVEVLMIGIGKGEIKLIQFAPEPAPPICFEQAGKDVDNLLQLLEQRLSEQISPI; translated from the coding sequence ATTATGTTTGGTAATACTAAGTCGGAATCAGGGAATAGTAAGTGGCGTAGCCAGTTGGATAAATTTGTTAAAGAAAATCAGCCAGAGTTAGCAGCGCTTTTCTGGGCTTTGTGGTTAGAAAATGGTAATAGTCAAGGTACTATTGGTATTGATTTACAGCCAACACCACATTTTGTTTATTGTCCTCAAGAAGCGGTTGAAAAATTAAACGAAAGTGTGGAAAATAGACTACAGGAACTTTTGGGAATTATTGAACATAATCAACCAGAAGTAGAAGTTTTGATGATTGGTATTGGTAAGGGGGAAATTAAGCTAATTCAGTTTGCACCAGAACCAGCACCACCGATTTGTTTTGAACAAGCTGGTAAGGATGTTGATAATTTATTGCAACTACTAGAACAGCGACTTAGTGAACAGATAAGTCCTATTTAG
- a CDS encoding type II toxin-antitoxin system VapC family toxin, protein MTERLLTLMAEIPSGGKQVHDANIVATMLVYGIPQLFTHNTTDFARFSELITVLPLQN, encoded by the coding sequence TACTAACACTCATGGCGGAAATTCCTAGCGGTGGTAAACAAGTTCATGATGCTAATATTGTCGCCACAATGTTAGTTTATGGCATTCCTCAGTTATTCACTCATAACACAACTGACTTTGCGAGATTTTCTGAGTTAATTACTGTTTTGCCATTGCAAAATTAG